The genomic DNA GCCCCAAGCGAGATATCGGTGTAGGAGGCGCGCCGGTCGGAGAGGAAGCGGGTTTTGCGCGCCTCGCGAAAGAGGTAGAGGTCATCGTCGGTGGTGCCGACATACGACGAGCCATCGGGGGTGATCTCGGTCTTGCGGAGGGTCTCGACGTTGTAGGTGTGGAGCGTGCGGCTCCGCCCTTGCTCGGAGTAGCGCACGAGATGGAACGTGCGAACCTCCAGCTCATCGGGAACCGAGACCAGGAGCGTCCCATCGTCCTGGAGTGCGTAGCGAGAGAGCGGGGCCAAGCCGCGGGCTTTTCGGAGGAAGACGAGGTTGACGTTGGTGATGTCGGCCATGCAGAGAGATTATAGCACGTCGGGGAGCATAACCTCTCCGGTGACGGAGCCAACCTCTCCCCCAGCCCCTCTCCGGTGGCGATGCCAACCTCTCCCCCTGCCCCCTCCCCCGGGCGCTCATTCTTCGCTGGGGAAGGGGGTTCTGAGTCGGGCTCCCCTCTCTTCCCCAAGGAGGAACGACTGCCCGCACCCAGAGGGTACCCGGGGAGGGGCTGGGGGAGGGAGAGGTTACTCGGAGCAGGCGGGCAAAACAAAAAGCCCGAGGAACAAGTCCTCGGGCTTGAGAGGGCTACGGCTACCTTCGTAGCCAGTAATGGAGGGTTATTTGCTGGGAAGGCCGTAGACCTCGACCTCGGTGTAGCGGTTGAGCGGGTCGGTGTAGGTGCTACCGCGGCTGTAGAGACGGACGTAGCGCGCCTTTACTTTATTCGCAGCGATCAGGCGGCCCTCGCTCGTCTCGAAGTACTCACGGTCCTTGCCGATACCAAGACCGGCGCTATTGTCCGCGTCGTTGTTGTAGAGTGTCGTCACGCCCTCCACGAACTTAGGGTCGTTGGAGACCTGCACGATCACATCGCGAAAGACCACCGGCTGCTCGTGGAAGTGCCATACCAGGACGTAGGAGAGCTCAGAGGCTGCCTCCAGGTCGATCTGGACCCACTGCAGCTTGGGGTACATCTCGACCGCACTGCCCTGCTTGGCGTCCTTGACACCATCGGTGATGAGATCCAGCGAGCCCTCGTAGGGTGCCTTGCTGGCGGTGACTTTCTTCTTGAGGGCCAGGTTGACCGTTCCCTTGGGTACCTGGGGAATGGGGCGCGGTCGGCCTAGTGGCTTCTCGACATTGGCGCCTGCGGGTGCATCGGAGGGGGTTCCGATAAAGTTAGGCTTTGGCAAGACGGCGGGGAGCGGGATGGTGTCCTGCGCGAGCGCGGCACCGGCAAGGGCGAGGCTGGCGAGGGTGAAAAAGACGGCTCTCTCACGGGTTGGCTTGAAAAACATGGTTGTAAACTCTCCTCTAAAAAAATAACTGCCCCTGTTAGAGTGCCGCAGCGCCGTTTTGGTTTCCGATATAATCCCCCCATGAGAAACAAACCTTTACTGACTCTGGCGCTGGTGCTGGTCCTCGCGGGCTGTGGCGGCGGCGGCACGACTCCCCCTCCCAGCACCACGGACTACTTCGATGAGCTCTCTCTGAGCCTGCGCTGGTCCAGCACCAAGACCGCCAACCCGCTGAAGGTCTTTATCGGCAAGGATGGCACCACGGACCGCTCCACCGAGGTCATGGCAGGCGCGACCTCGTGGTCGGTGGCGACCAGCAACCTGGTGCGCTTCACCCAGACCGATACCGCGGCGGATGCGGATATCACGGTGACGTTTAGCGATACGGTCGATACCTCTGATGGTGGTGTCGGGCTGGCGTCGGTGAGCTTTGCCATTGTCCCAGGCAACCCGACCGCCGATGGCATTATCCAGTCAGGGGCGATCACCCTCAAGACCGGGATCGCGAGCAATATCATCCTCCCGACCATGCAGCACGAGCTCGGGCACGCGCTTGGGATTGTCGGGCGCAACAAGGGCGACAATGGGCACAGCTCCTACGATGGCGATGTGATGTTCCCGGTGATCAAGACCAGCTCGTCTCTGAGCACGCGGGATGCCGCGACCCTGATCAAGCTCTACGCCACGAGCCGAAAGCGCTAAGCCCAACGGGGCTTGGAAGATCGCCCAGACGGACATCGTCGGGCTATAGGGCGTCGTTCCTCCGCCGCGCCTTCGGCGAAATTCTACCGACGAGGCACGAGGAGGCGGCCGAAGGCCCCATAGCCCGACGTTTACCGTCGAGGCTAGCCGGACGTCTACCGTCCTGGCTGGCCGCATGATTTCCAACAAGAAGTAAATTTTTAATCTTTGCTACGTAGAATCACTCTATGCAAAGATCACAACAACTCTCTTTTCTCGTCGCCGCTGTCTGCCTGGCCGCTTCTGCGTCTGGGCAGCAGCGTGCCATCGAGGTCGGCAAGGCCCTTCCGGTCACCAGTGCGACAGCCGCAACCGGCCCCTGGCTGGAGCGAGCCCCCCTCAATCCCGCGACCTACGGGCAGACCCGTGGGGTGAGCCCCGCCACCTCCCCTGAGGCCAAGATCGTCCTCTACACCCCGACCCTCAGCGAAGACTTCTTCAAGCTCGCCCGCCGCGTGGACAGCCTGATCGAGAAGCACCCCGAGCTGAAGTGGTCGTTTGTCCAGGTCAGCGATCCCAAGGGCGCCCAGCGAGGGGGCTACACCGCCGACGAGCTCAAGACACGCCTCGCGGAGCTCAAGACCCTGGCGGAGAGCCATGAGCTCAAGCACCTCTCGCTTGTTGTCGCCGCCCCCGCAGCACGCCCGGGCAGCAGCACCATCACGCTCGCCTTTACCAAGCAGAGCACGGCGAAGTACCAGCACCCCGTTGTCGCCTGGACCGGGCAGACCGATGAGGCTAAGCTCGATCGCGCGACCATCGAAAAACTGATCGGGGAACTCTCTGCTACAATAGGCGAGTGAATACTACCTACCTAGAAACCGCCGTCTCTCTCGCCCGGCAGGCGGGGGAGATCGGCCGGACGATCTTTCTCACCGCCCGCGAGAGCACCTGGAAGTCCGACAACACCCCCGTGACCGAGGCGGATATCGCCATCAACGATCTCGTGATCCGGGAGCTCTCCCGGCTCTACCCCGACCACGCGATTATCGGGGAGGAGTCCAGCCAGCCCCACGCGGGTGCGAGCCATGTCTGGGTCTGTGATCCCATCGATGGAACCATCCCCTACGCGCTGGGAATCCCGACCTCGGCGTTCTCGCTTGGGCTGGTGATCGACGGTGTCACGGAGGTGGGGGTCGCCTACGACTTCCACGCCGACCGGATGTACACGGCGGAGCGCGGCAAGGGGGCGTTCTGCAATGGTGTCCCCCTGAAGGCCTTTCAAGGCACCAGCCTGCGCGCCACGGTCTCCGATGTCGAGGGAATCTGGTGGAGCGGCTTTCCGGTCGGGGAGCTCACCCGCCTGCCCAGCCTCCTGGAGCGCGAGGGGAGCAAGATTTTGAAGGTCTGCTCGATGGTCTATGCCGGCCTGCTGGTGGCGCGCGGCGAGCTGGCGGGGATGATCAGCCGCGGCGACAAGCCCTGGGATGTGGCCGCGATGGATATCATTGTCCGGGAGGCGGGCGGCTGCGTGACCGACCTGCAGGGCAACCCGCTCCGCTGCGATGGGCCGATCCCGGGGAGCGTGGTCTGTGGGGCCGGGGTCCAAGACGCCTACCTCAGCCTGATCGATGAGGCCTTTGCGGAGTAGAGGTGTTGGCCGCCTAGGTTTTGACCGACAATACCCCTGAAATGCGGCTGCTGATCGTCTCTCCCTGGTTCCCCTACCCGCCCGACAATGGGTCGCGCCTGCGGGCGTGGCACCTGATCCAGCGGCTCACGCAGCGCCACGAGGTCCGGCTGATTGTCGGGCGGCAGGACGATGCAACCGGCGAGGTTCCCCCCGGCATTCCCACGACCGTGGTCCCCTGGCTCTGGCACCAGCCCGGCGCGACCGGGAAGGCCGGTGCCCTCCGGGCTCTGTTTTCGTCGGTGCCGCGCTCGATCCTGGAGACCCCCAACCCCGCCTTTGTCGCCGCGATTGAGGCCGAGCTCGCCCTACAGCCCGATGCCGTGCTGGCGATGGAGCTGGGCAGCGATGCCTACCTCCCCGAGACCCTCCCCTGCCCGGTCTTCCTGGACCAGGTCGAGGTCTCGGGCCTGGAGCACGCCTGGCGGCAGGCAAGCCAGCCGCGGGAACGCCTGGCCCGCTGGCTGACGTACCAAAAGGGGGTGGGCTACTGGGGGCGACGGCTCCGGCGCTACCACACACTCACTGCGGTCTCAAAGGCCGAGGCGGCGGCGGTCGAGCGGGTCTCGGGGAAGGCGACTCTAGTCGTTCCCAACGGGGTCGCGACCGCTGAGTTTACCCCTGCCAATCTCAGCGAGACGGTCCCGGGGCGGCTGATCTACAACGGTGCCCTCTCGTACGGCCCGAATCGTGACGCGGTACTCTGGTTTGTGGAGGCGATCCTACCGAAGATTAAAGAGCAGGTCCCCGAGGCGCACTTGGTTGTGACGGGGCGGGCGGAGGCAGCTCCCGAGAGCCTTTGTCGCCACCCGCACGTGACCCTGACCGGGTTTCTCCCCGATCTGCGCCCCACGCTCGCGGTGGCGCAGGTCTGTGTCGTCCCGCTCCGTGCGGGCGGCGGGACTCGGCTGAAGATCTTAGAGGCTTGGGCCGCAGGGCTTCCGACAGTCGCCACGCCAATCGGGGCGGCGGGGCTGGAGGGAAGCGTCGCAGGCGAGCACCTGCTCCTGGGAGAGACCGCAGAGGCCTTTGCCCAGGAGACCATCACGCTCCTCAAGAGTGTTGAGCTACGGCAGCGGCTCGCCCGCAATGCCCGTGCTCTGGTCGAGGCGCGCTACGACTGGGACGTGATCGTGGAGGCACTCTCGGAGCACCTCGTGCAAGCAAGAAAATGAGTAAGGCAAGAGAAGAATTTTACGACGAGGCCACGATCTGGGGCGACGACTCCGACCGGCCCGTGCGCGATCTCATCAGCCAGGGAGCGGAGCAGAAACTCAAGCTGCTCGGGAGCGCCCTGGTGATTGGGACCGCGCTGGGAATCGGGGGCGTCCTGGCGTCGGGGGCGGGCACCAAGGGCCTGATCTGGCTTGCCATTGTCGTGCTGGGGATGGTGGGCGTGATCACGGTCGCCAGCTACCTGGAGGTGGGCGTGACCCTCTTTATCGCCGCCTGCTGGTTCCTCTTCAAGACCCCCGGCCTTGCCCAAGGCCAGGGGGGCGGTGGGGAGCAAGGGCTCGCGCTCAGCCAGATCGGCCTGGTCTTGCTCCTCTCCGCCTGGGGGCTGCGGCGCCTCTTCCGCCCCGATGGCAAGCTCTTCCGCACCCCCCTGACCGCCCCGATCTTTGCCTATCTCTTTATCTGCGCCTGGTCGACCATCCACAGCCTGCTCTTCCCCGACAGCAATATCGAGCGTGGCCTGATCACCGCTACCCCGATAGCGGTGAACGTCCTTGAGAACATCCTCCGGGTGCTGGCGCTGGGCGGCCTGCTTCTTGTCGCCAATGTGGTCACGCCGCGCGGAAAGGGCCGCATGGCCGCGATGTTTATTGCCGCCGGCGTGCTCTTGTTTCTCTTCTCGCTTCAGACCAAGACCAACAACATGGACCACCCGGTCGGGCTGGCGCGCTATGTTCCGGGGCAGGGCTACGGCGCCTTTCCCCAGATGATGATTGTCGGGGTGCTGGCAGCGCTGGCGGTCTCGGGGATCGGCAAGCGCTGGCAGCAGGCCGTGATGCTCACGGTCGCGCTGACGATCTTTGGCTGGGCGTTTGTCCGAAATGCGGAGTGGGTCTCAGGCTGGCTTGCCGGCGGCTTGGCGCTCGCCATAGTTGTCTTCAATGCCCGCCGCAAGCTCTTCTGGATCGGAGTGGGCGTGATCGCGGCGATTGTCTTGCTGAACTTTGGCTACTTCTGGGACAAGTTCTACAAGATGAACTTCTATGCGGGCGGGCACATGAACTGGGGAGTCGCCACCCTGCGTGGCCAGGAGATCGGTGCCCTGGAGAACGACCGAAGCCGGATGCTACGCGCTGCCTTCCAGTACGCCGATGCCTTCCCACTCGGGGTTGGGCTGGGCAACTACAAGAACTACAACCACCACTACGGCTCCCCGACCGTCTGGAACTCCACGACCTTTACATCGGCGCACGGCACCTACGCCCAGACCCTCTCGGAGCTCGGCTGGCTGGGCCTGCTCGCCCTTCTCTGGCTCCAAGGCGCAACTCTCATGACTCTCTACCGCTTCTGGAGGGCTCTGCCTACGGGGACCTGGGAGAAGGCCTGGCTCCTGGCGACCTACGCCGGGTGCTGGGGGATCTTTGCCGCCACCTTCCTGGGGGACTATATCTTTCCTAGCTACCACAACGGCGCGATGGCCTCGTTTGGCGGGACGGTCTATGTCTGGCTCTTTGCGGGGTTTGGGATCGGGCTGGCGCGCCTGCGCGGCCTCACCTGGGCGAGCGCGACGGGCAAGGGGATCAAGAAACCCCGGCCCCAAGCGCACTGGGTTCGCCCCACGGAGGGCAGACCATGACCCCCGATCTCTCGATTGTGATTGTCTCCTGGAACACGAAAGCGCTCCTCAAAGACTGCCTGGAGAGCATTCAAAATGTCGCCCGCGCCGAGGTCTTTGTCGCCGATAATGCGTCATCAGATGGCAGCCCCGAGCTCGTGGCGAGTGCGTTTCCCAACGTCACGCTGATCCAGACGGGTGCGAATCTGGGCTTTGCCAAGGCCAACAACCTCGCGCTGAAGCAGGCGAAGGGCCGCTACTGGCTCCTGCTCAACTCCGACACGCTGGTCCCCGACGGTGCCCTGGAAAGGCTGGTAGAGGCAATGGACGCCCACCCCGAGGCGGCGGTCGCGGGCTCGCTGCTGCTCAATGGCGACGGCACGCTCCAGCACTCCTGGGCACGCTTTCCCAGCTTCCAGAGCGAGCTCTCCGGTGCCCTAGAGCGCGGCCAGTGCCCCTACACCGACACGCAGCTCCTCGACGAGGCCACGCGCACCTCCCTCGCCCCCTTTGCTTGTGACTGGGTAGGCGGGGCGGTCTTCTGTGTCCGTGCGAGCGCAGCGCAAAAGGCCGGTCTGCTCGACGAGAAGTTCTTCATGTACAGCGAGGAGACCGAGTGGTGCCACCGCCTGAAAAAGCGAACCGGCGGCACCACGCTTCTCATCCCCGCATCGGTCGTGATCCACCTAGGTGGCGGCTCCAGCCGCGCGGTTCCCAAGGCCACGCGTCAGCGCATGTGGCGCTCCAGCCTGCGCTTCTTCCGCCTCACCCAAGGCCCCCTCGGCGCGCTGCCCCCCAGCGCCGTCGCCACGGGGCGCTATCTCCTCTCCCCGCTCCGACGAAGCAAGCAGGCAGACACAGAAACGCCGCCCACGGATCCAAACGTTACCCTCGCACGCCTCAACCAGCGCGACCCTCTGACCAGTGCCCACAACCAGAAGGCGCTAGTGAGAGCACTGAACAGGCTCTCCCCAGGAACCGCACTCCTCTATCTCAATAAAGACGGTTTGATTTACTTCAACGACCAGTACGGGCACAGCTTCGGCGACCAAGTCCTGTGTGACCTTGTTGCTACCATCAAGCGCTCACTCCCCGCAGGCGCAGCTTACTTCCGTATCGGGAGCAATGAGTTTGCTATTCTGATCCCCCATGCCGAGTCTGCAAAGCTCGATGCATACGCCAAGACTCTTGTTGAGAACATTCCTGTGGCACTCCAGGAGCTCCTGGATGCCAACAACCTTGGCGGCTCGTCTTGCCCACTTGGGGTGCATATCGGCATTGCGCTCTCCGAGCCGACAGAGACGGGTGAGTCCCTCCTGAAGCGTGCCGACCTAGCCCACGACGTAGCCAAGCGCCTTGGGATTGGGCGTGTGGCCTGGGCACCCCCTCTCCTTCAAAACCCAGACCCGCTGACTGGGGTTGGGCATTGGGAGGCATTTCCGCTGCGGGGGCACGAGCCTGCAAACGGTGCGACCGTGCTTGCTCTGGATATCGATCACCTCAAAGACTTCATGGATACCAATGGACTGACAATGGGTGATAGCTTGCTCCAGCGAGTTGGGGAGGTGCTCTTGCAGTCCACCCTTCGCGGCATGGAGGTCTACAGAACGAGCGGTGGGACGTTTGCCCTGATTCTCACCTCCGAGTGGAGCGTCCATGTCCCGACCGTGGCACAGAAGCTCGGGGAGGCGGTCAACGCGGCGATCTTCTACTTCATTCAGAATAACAAGCTGACGTTTCCTCAGAAGCAAACGACACTGAGCATGGGAATCGCACAGGCACACGCCGAGGAGACTCTCGAAGCCCTCACCCAGCGCGCGGAGGCAGCCCTAAAGCAGGCAAAGGCACAAGGGAAGAACCGGATCTGCTGGGCGGAGGAGCCGTCTGCGGCGACGGAGCACGCGGCGTGAGGGTGGTGATCGATGCGCGCCCGCTCTCGCACCCGCAGGCGGGCGGCTACCGCTCGTACGTGAGTGCGCTGGTGCGAGGGCTCGCGGAGGTGAAGCCGGCCGATGTGGAGGTGCTCCTCTACCTAGACCGCCCGACCGAGACAGCCTTTCCCTTCGAGACCCGCGTGCTCTCACCATCGCGCCTCAAGACCGACTTCTGGCTCTTTGCCCAACAAGTGCGCCGCGACAAGCCCGAGCTCGTGCACGGCACCGTAAACTACCTGCCGCTAGGGCTCTCGTGCAAGACCCTTCTCCTGCTCTACGATGCCCTCTTGCTCAAGCGCTACCCGTGGGAAGGGAAGGTGCAGCGCTCGCTCCGGCAGCGTGTGCTCAATGGCTACTGGACCACGCTCATGCGCCACTCCGCCCAGAGGGCGACCAAGACCTTCACGATCTCCCACGGTGCCGCGCAGGAGCTGGCATCGGTGCTGGGTGGGAGCCCCGAGCGCTTCCCGATTGTCCCGATTGGACTGACACTTCCCCTACCAAGCGCGGGAGTGCGGCATGAGAAGAACTCGATCCTGGCGATCGCGGCACCGGACGCCCGAAAGAATATCGAGGCGGTCTACGATGCCCTACCGCTCCTGGCAGACCTGGCACCGACTCTGAAGCTAGTGTGTACGTCGGCGCGGACAGCGGAGGTGGCCGAGGCGGAGGTGGCACGGCGTGGGCTAAAAGGGGTGAAGCTCCTGCGTAGCCTCGACAACCAGGCGCTCTCGGATGCCTACGCCGGCGCAAGTGTCTTTGTGTTTCCGTCGCGCCTGGAGGGCTTTGGCCTGCCCCCTCTAGAGGCGATGCAGGCAGGGACACCGGTCGTGGCCTCGCACGCTCTGCCGATGCCGGAGATCCTCGGGGACGCGCCCCTCTACTTCGACCCGGAGCAGCCCACGCAGCTCGCTCAGGCCGTCCGCCGCCTCCTCACCGACCCGGCGGCTTGGACCGAGCATGCCCGGCGCGGCACGGTGCAGGCAAGCCGCTACACGCTCCGGGCGATGGCGGAGGGCACGCTGGCGCTCTGGCGGGAGGTCGGCGCGTGAGCAAGCCCAAGGTTCTCTTTCTGGCGCACCTGCTCCCCTGGCCCCTCGACGGCGGCGGGCAGATCAAGTCCTACCATGTCCTGCGTCAGCTCGCGCAGGCCTACGATATCACCCTGCTGGCCCTGATCCGCACCCCCGACGAGGCCAAGAACACCGAGCCGCTGCGCGAACTCTGCGTGGGCGGAGTCGAGGCGATCCCCATCCACCGGACACGGGTTCGCAATGCGCTTGCGGCGGGACGAGCCCCTCTGACCGGCGAGTCGTTTATTGTCACGCGGGACAACACCCCCGCTTTCCATGCCGCGGTCGCGCGGGAGCTGGCCACGGGAGCCTATGTCGCGCTCCATGTTGACCACCTCCAGATGGCGCAGTTTGTCCCCGCCGCCACGCTGGGTGTCAAGGTGATCCTCGATGAGCACAATGTCGAGTACCGGATTCCCCAGCGCCTCGCCGAGACGGCAAAGAACCCGCTCTGGCGCGTCTACGCCGCGGGAGAGTGGAAGCGTCTGCGGGAGTTCGAGCGCGGTGCTCTCAGACGCGCCGATCGGACGCTGGCGGTCTCCGACGAAGACAAGACCACGCTAGAGGATTTACTTGGGCCAAATAAGGGTAGAATATACACGCTACCCATTGGCGTGGACACCGACTACTTCGCTCCGCGCCCCCGAAAACCCGCCTCGAAGACCCTTGTCTCCATCGGAACGATGTACTGGCCGCCAAATATTGACGCGATGCGCTGGTTTTGCGCGGAGATTCTGCCGAAGATCAAAGCGGGAGAGTCCGACACCCGCCTGACCATTGTCGGGGCGCGGCCCACCGACGAAGTCCTTGCCCTCGCGGCGGACCCGGCGGTGACGGTCACGGGCTCGGTGCCCGATGTGCGGCCCTATGGGGAGGACTGCGGTGCGTTTATCGTCCCCTTGCGCTCGGGGTCGGGGATGCGGGTGAAGATACTCAATGCGCTGGCGATGGGCCTGCCAACGGTCTCAACGACGGTTGGTGCAGAAGGGATTGATGTGAGAGACGGCGAGCATATCTTGCTAGCAGAGACGGCGGAGGAGTTTGCGGCGGCGACGCTGCGGCTGCTCTCGGAGCCGGACCTGTCCGCACGCCTCGCCGCCAACGGCCGCCGCCTGATGGAGGAGCGCTACGGCTGGGACGCCATCGGTACGCAGCTCCGCCAGAACTACAGCGAGGTGCTTGCGCGATGAAGCTCCTCTTTGTCACCCCGTATGTGCCGTCGCTGATCCGCGTCCGCACCTACCAGCTCCTGCGGCACCTGGCCCGCCGTGGCTGCAAGATCACCCTGGTCGCACTGGAAGATGCTCCCGTCTCCACGGCAAGCCGTGCGGAGCTGGCCGAGCTCTGTGAGAGTGTCCATCTCGTCCCACTAGAGAAGCCCGCCGCCGCCCTCCGCTGCATCGCGGCGCTCCCGAGCCCCAAGCCGCTCTGGGTGGCCTACTGCGACACCCCCGCCTTGAGAGCGACCGTGCGCCGCTTAGTGCAGGCGGAACAATTCGATGCCGCGCACGTCGAACACCTGCGCGCTGCCTCTGTCCGCTCTGCCCTGGGAGACCTGCCCTGTGTGCTCGATGCGGTCGACTGTATCACCGCGCTCCAACGCCAGATGTTTGACCAAGGAGAACGACTAAAGGACCGGGCACTCGCCGGGGAGGAGTGGCTCAAGCTCCGGCGCTGGGAGCCGCGTGCCTACGCCGGCTACGATGCGATCGGGGTCACAAGCCAGTACGATGCGACCGCGCTCCAGGCACTGGGAACCCGCCCACCGCTCCATGTCATTCCCAATGGGGTCGATCTGGACTACTTCCAGCCCAACCCCAAACTCGCCCCCGAGCCCGACACGATTATCTTCAGCGGCAAGATGAGCTACCGGGCCAACGACGATGCCGTGCTGTGGTTTGCCGCGCAGCTCTGGCCCACGCTCAAGCGGGCGCGTCCGGGCCTGCGCTGGACCATCGCCGGCAACGAGCCGTCGGCGGCGGTGCGTGCGCTGGCTGCCGACCCCGCGATCACGGTCACGGGCTATGTCGAGGACCTGCGCCCCTTTATCGCCCGCGCCAGCCTCGCGATCTGCCCCCTGCGGATCGGGGTGGGAATTCAGAACAAGGCGCTAGAGGCAATGGCTATGGGCCGCCCCGTAGTCGCCTCCCCCATCGCGGGCCGCGCTCTCCCAGGCGCGATTACCGAGGGGGGACTGAACGTCGCGGAGGGAGCTCAGGACTTTATCGCCGCCTGCCTCGCGCTCCTGGAGAGCCCCGCCCAGGCCGAGCTTGCAGGGCAGGCCGCACGCCGCTATGTCGAGCGCCACCACCGCTGGGACTGTAGCGCAGGTGCCTTTCTAGAGCTCTACGCCCGAGAGAAACAGCAGACAACACCCCGTGTATAAGCAGGAACGAGATCACATAAGAATGGAATCACAGGTTTATTCGCCTCAGACCAAGGTAGCGGTTACCCCCGTTGCGCTCCCCAACACCAACATGCTCTACCTTACGTTGAAGCGTCTCATTGATATTGCCGGCTCGCTTTTTGGGCTCGTCCTGCTCTTCCCCCTGTTCTCCGTTCTTGCCATTCTCGTTCGCCTCTCGTCCGCCGGGCCGATCCTGCACCGCCGACGGGTCCTCTCGCACCAGCAGTACGAAGGGGGCACGCCCCAGAGCTTCGATGCCTTCAAGTTCCGCACGATGATCACCAACGCCGATGCCTTTCTCGCCCAGCACCCCGAGCTGATGGCGGAGTTCCAAAAGGACTTCAAGCTGCGCGACGATCCCCGGGTGACCAAGGTCGGGCACAAGCTGCGGCGCTCCAGCCTCGACGAGCTCCCGCAGCTCTTTAATGTCCTCCGGGGGCAGATGACCTTGGTGGGCCCACGCATGATCTCCCCGCCCGAGCTGGAGATGTACGGCGAGTACGCCGCCAAGCTCCTCTCGGTCAAGCCCGGCCTGACCGGGCTCTGGCAGGTGAGTGGTCGTCAGAATGTCTCCTACGCCGAGCGCGTCAAGCTGGACATGTACTACATCGACAACCGGACGCTCGGGATGGATATCGAGATCCTCCTGCGAACCGTGGTGAGTGTGC from Armatimonas rosea includes the following:
- a CDS encoding glycosyltransferase family 4 protein, with the translated sequence MRLLIVSPWFPYPPDNGSRLRAWHLIQRLTQRHEVRLIVGRQDDATGEVPPGIPTTVVPWLWHQPGATGKAGALRALFSSVPRSILETPNPAFVAAIEAELALQPDAVLAMELGSDAYLPETLPCPVFLDQVEVSGLEHAWRQASQPRERLARWLTYQKGVGYWGRRLRRYHTLTAVSKAEAAAVERVSGKATLVVPNGVATAEFTPANLSETVPGRLIYNGALSYGPNRDAVLWFVEAILPKIKEQVPEAHLVVTGRAEAAPESLCRHPHVTLTGFLPDLRPTLAVAQVCVVPLRAGGGTRLKILEAWAAGLPTVATPIGAAGLEGSVAGEHLLLGETAEAFAQETITLLKSVELRQRLARNARALVEARYDWDVIVEALSEHLVQARK
- a CDS encoding O-antigen ligase family protein, with the translated sequence MSKAREEFYDEATIWGDDSDRPVRDLISQGAEQKLKLLGSALVIGTALGIGGVLASGAGTKGLIWLAIVVLGMVGVITVASYLEVGVTLFIAACWFLFKTPGLAQGQGGGGEQGLALSQIGLVLLLSAWGLRRLFRPDGKLFRTPLTAPIFAYLFICAWSTIHSLLFPDSNIERGLITATPIAVNVLENILRVLALGGLLLVANVVTPRGKGRMAAMFIAAGVLLFLFSLQTKTNNMDHPVGLARYVPGQGYGAFPQMMIVGVLAALAVSGIGKRWQQAVMLTVALTIFGWAFVRNAEWVSGWLAGGLALAIVVFNARRKLFWIGVGVIAAIVLLNFGYFWDKFYKMNFYAGGHMNWGVATLRGQEIGALENDRSRMLRAAFQYADAFPLGVGLGNYKNYNHHYGSPTVWNSTTFTSAHGTYAQTLSELGWLGLLALLWLQGATLMTLYRFWRALPTGTWEKAWLLATYAGCWGIFAATFLGDYIFPSYHNGAMASFGGTVYVWLFAGFGIGLARLRGLTWASATGKGIKKPRPQAHWVRPTEGRP
- a CDS encoding glycosyltransferase translates to MSKPKVLFLAHLLPWPLDGGGQIKSYHVLRQLAQAYDITLLALIRTPDEAKNTEPLRELCVGGVEAIPIHRTRVRNALAAGRAPLTGESFIVTRDNTPAFHAAVARELATGAYVALHVDHLQMAQFVPAATLGVKVILDEHNVEYRIPQRLAETAKNPLWRVYAAGEWKRLREFERGALRRADRTLAVSDEDKTTLEDLLGPNKGRIYTLPIGVDTDYFAPRPRKPASKTLVSIGTMYWPPNIDAMRWFCAEILPKIKAGESDTRLTIVGARPTDEVLALAADPAVTVTGSVPDVRPYGEDCGAFIVPLRSGSGMRVKILNALAMGLPTVSTTVGAEGIDVRDGEHILLAETAEEFAAATLRLLSEPDLSARLAANGRRLMEERYGWDAIGTQLRQNYSEVLAR
- a CDS encoding glycosyltransferase, which gives rise to MRVVIDARPLSHPQAGGYRSYVSALVRGLAEVKPADVEVLLYLDRPTETAFPFETRVLSPSRLKTDFWLFAQQVRRDKPELVHGTVNYLPLGLSCKTLLLLYDALLLKRYPWEGKVQRSLRQRVLNGYWTTLMRHSAQRATKTFTISHGAAQELASVLGGSPERFPIVPIGLTLPLPSAGVRHEKNSILAIAAPDARKNIEAVYDALPLLADLAPTLKLVCTSARTAEVAEAEVARRGLKGVKLLRSLDNQALSDAYAGASVFVFPSRLEGFGLPPLEAMQAGTPVVASHALPMPEILGDAPLYFDPEQPTQLAQAVRRLLTDPAAWTEHARRGTVQASRYTLRAMAEGTLALWREVGA
- a CDS encoding diguanylate cyclase domain-containing protein, which translates into the protein MTPDLSIVIVSWNTKALLKDCLESIQNVARAEVFVADNASSDGSPELVASAFPNVTLIQTGANLGFAKANNLALKQAKGRYWLLLNSDTLVPDGALERLVEAMDAHPEAAVAGSLLLNGDGTLQHSWARFPSFQSELSGALERGQCPYTDTQLLDEATRTSLAPFACDWVGGAVFCVRASAAQKAGLLDEKFFMYSEETEWCHRLKKRTGGTTLLIPASVVIHLGGGSSRAVPKATRQRMWRSSLRFFRLTQGPLGALPPSAVATGRYLLSPLRRSKQADTETPPTDPNVTLARLNQRDPLTSAHNQKALVRALNRLSPGTALLYLNKDGLIYFNDQYGHSFGDQVLCDLVATIKRSLPAGAAYFRIGSNEFAILIPHAESAKLDAYAKTLVENIPVALQELLDANNLGGSSCPLGVHIGIALSEPTETGESLLKRADLAHDVAKRLGIGRVAWAPPLLQNPDPLTGVGHWEAFPLRGHEPANGATVLALDIDHLKDFMDTNGLTMGDSLLQRVGEVLLQSTLRGMEVYRTSGGTFALILTSEWSVHVPTVAQKLGEAVNAAIFYFIQNNKLTFPQKQTTLSMGIAQAHAEETLEALTQRAEAALKQAKAQGKNRICWAEEPSAATEHAA
- a CDS encoding matrixin family metalloprotease; the encoded protein is MRNKPLLTLALVLVLAGCGGGGTTPPPSTTDYFDELSLSLRWSSTKTANPLKVFIGKDGTTDRSTEVMAGATSWSVATSNLVRFTQTDTAADADITVTFSDTVDTSDGGVGLASVSFAIVPGNPTADGIIQSGAITLKTGIASNIILPTMQHELGHALGIVGRNKGDNGHSSYDGDVMFPVIKTSSSLSTRDAATLIKLYATSRKR
- a CDS encoding inositol monophosphatase family protein gives rise to the protein MNTTYLETAVSLARQAGEIGRTIFLTARESTWKSDNTPVTEADIAINDLVIRELSRLYPDHAIIGEESSQPHAGASHVWVCDPIDGTIPYALGIPTSAFSLGLVIDGVTEVGVAYDFHADRMYTAERGKGAFCNGVPLKAFQGTSLRATVSDVEGIWWSGFPVGELTRLPSLLEREGSKILKVCSMVYAGLLVARGELAGMISRGDKPWDVAAMDIIVREAGGCVTDLQGNPLRCDGPIPGSVVCGAGVQDAYLSLIDEAFAE